Proteins from a genomic interval of Paenibacillus lentus:
- a CDS encoding GTP pyrophosphokinase has protein sequence MRDLYHWEVGDDELRKLEEWKKLPTLYQLALDELKNKVKLIQTEWKILNGYSPIEHIKTRIKEPKSILDKLERKGLEMTVDNMVNKIHDIAGMRIVFSFVKDIYKLLDHLRHREDITIIEIKDYIAKPKPNGYQSLHVIVAVPLTLFEGQRWMKVEIQMRTLAMDFWASMEHILFYKYDKQVPSHVVRELTEAAKAADALDKKMHGLRKEIMGAAEANLPEPGTSLP, from the coding sequence TGAGCTGCGCAAGTTGGAGGAATGGAAGAAGCTCCCTACGCTATACCAGCTCGCGCTGGATGAACTGAAGAACAAAGTGAAGCTGATTCAAACCGAATGGAAAATTCTTAACGGATACAGCCCTATCGAACATATCAAAACTCGAATCAAAGAACCCAAAAGCATACTCGACAAGTTGGAACGGAAGGGTCTGGAAATGACCGTTGATAATATGGTGAACAAAATTCACGATATCGCCGGCATGCGGATCGTCTTCTCGTTTGTGAAGGACATCTACAAGCTGCTGGATCATCTCCGCCATAGAGAGGATATTACCATCATTGAAATTAAAGATTACATTGCTAAGCCGAAACCCAATGGGTATCAAAGCCTGCACGTCATCGTGGCGGTTCCGCTGACGCTGTTCGAGGGACAGCGCTGGATGAAGGTAGAAATTCAAATGCGCACGCTGGCGATGGATTTCTGGGCCAGTATGGAGCATATTTTGTTCTACAAATATGACAAGCAGGTGCCATCTCATGTCGTTCGAGAGCTAACGGAAGCCGCCAAGGCCGCCGATGCGCTCGATAAGAAGATGCACGGCCTACGCAAGGAAATTATGGGCGCTGCCGAAGCCAACCTTCCCGAACCCGGCACGTCGCTGCCATAG
- a CDS encoding DEAD/DEAH box helicase: MNQRLYAIWLGEVLFCFSGETSEPKVDAWAAAMRRLESAEGQRPFQQAALRLAEVRYPASSGRSAFKSGERKALMGRTLEGLALPIQEAWPLLLFWNESHVKQQGIVPGQELSYWSKVARFALELMLRGRIAPGLLEVPLTGNRRPKGVAAGRSRWAPELSDPGDEERFRQLAGSMPPICLSAVQAGGGQEEEDIESRQLSILYSFISAVLDDEIRKVVSGLGRKLNASRADYRRGASPLAELWWNGLLAGVPHGDFQGTVAEVTELAEGIAGAGGGQPEAQREEEEGRSTGTFRLCLRLEPTEAEEGKPIWRLSLWAEGVEDPSVLLPYGLLWSYPQQDIEMRGRVYHHVRESLLHRLGKAAQLSGAVRQAMEGTRPEGVVLQPEEVYVFLSKEVARLRKHGVTVQMPSRWTKEGRRSAGIRLRTGKWGEVLDAGQQGSSPPLGVEQLVNYEAEVVLNGSLLTADELSELAASKSPLVFFRGEWVEIDMKEIRQVLKFMKRHGAGVMSFRELMHLTAQKDGEIRWEGLQVEEVETAGLLSLLMEGRSAAGMELKPIPRSLHGTLRPYQERGYRWLVMLRQLGFGALLADDMGLGKTVQVITALLDGISAGKALIICPTSLLGNWQKELSRFAPELRLHVHHGSNRLHGESFRQECAKQQVVLTTYPLAGRDIQELQSVEWASIVLDEAQYIKNYGTKQAQSVMKLKAPHRIAMTGTPVENRLSELWSIFQFLNPGYLGTHSAFKAKYTGSGEQQSVELEKLRKLISPFLLRRLKSDPDIRKDLPEKIELKSYCTLMPAQAELYREITEDLMGRIAESAGMARKGIVLSTLTRLKQVCDHPQLLQESRGARLKAEASGKMERLLELLDLINDNQEAALIFTQYVRMGELLVSALEHRYGMAPAFLHGGVGKAERDRMVEVFQQGESSPFFVLSLKAGGVGLNLTRANHVIHYDRWWNPAVENQATDRVFRIGQQRNVEVHKLICQGTLEERIDELIERKRSLSEQVVGSGEQWLTEMSNEELQHLITLQTDS, from the coding sequence ATGAATCAACGTCTTTATGCTATATGGCTTGGAGAGGTATTGTTCTGCTTCTCTGGGGAAACATCGGAACCTAAGGTCGACGCCTGGGCGGCGGCTATGCGGAGGCTGGAGTCAGCGGAAGGACAGCGGCCGTTCCAGCAAGCAGCGCTCCGGCTCGCGGAAGTGCGTTATCCGGCATCTTCCGGGCGAAGCGCTTTCAAATCCGGCGAGCGCAAGGCGCTTATGGGACGAACGCTGGAAGGTCTTGCACTGCCGATTCAAGAGGCTTGGCCTCTGCTGCTCTTCTGGAATGAATCTCATGTGAAGCAGCAGGGGATTGTCCCCGGGCAAGAGCTAAGTTATTGGAGTAAAGTGGCCCGGTTTGCGCTGGAGCTCATGCTAAGGGGCCGGATCGCTCCAGGTCTGCTGGAGGTTCCACTGACCGGGAATCGTCGCCCGAAAGGGGTCGCAGCCGGCCGTTCGCGCTGGGCACCGGAGCTTAGCGATCCGGGCGATGAAGAGAGGTTTCGGCAATTGGCTGGCAGCATGCCCCCGATCTGCTTGTCCGCTGTTCAGGCTGGAGGCGGGCAAGAGGAGGAGGATATCGAATCGAGGCAGTTGTCTATCCTCTATTCTTTTATAAGCGCGGTACTAGATGATGAGATTCGCAAAGTCGTTAGCGGACTAGGAAGAAAATTGAATGCGAGCCGGGCCGATTATCGCCGGGGAGCTTCTCCGCTGGCGGAATTATGGTGGAACGGCTTGCTGGCTGGAGTGCCGCACGGCGATTTTCAGGGGACTGTCGCTGAAGTGACCGAGCTTGCGGAAGGCATCGCCGGCGCCGGAGGAGGCCAGCCAGAGGCTCAGCGGGAGGAAGAAGAGGGTCGAAGTACAGGGACTTTCCGCTTATGCCTGCGGCTGGAACCGACCGAAGCGGAAGAGGGTAAGCCCATATGGCGTCTGTCATTGTGGGCTGAAGGCGTGGAGGACCCCAGCGTCCTGCTTCCTTATGGACTGCTTTGGAGTTATCCGCAGCAAGACATCGAAATGCGCGGCAGAGTGTATCACCATGTAAGGGAGAGCTTGCTGCATCGGCTCGGCAAAGCCGCCCAGCTATCCGGCGCAGTACGACAGGCAATGGAGGGGACCCGCCCGGAGGGCGTTGTTCTTCAGCCGGAAGAGGTGTACGTTTTTCTAAGCAAAGAGGTGGCCCGGCTGCGGAAACATGGTGTCACGGTGCAAATGCCTTCCCGCTGGACGAAGGAAGGCCGCCGTTCAGCCGGAATCAGGCTGCGGACGGGGAAGTGGGGAGAAGTCTTAGATGCCGGACAACAAGGGAGTTCGCCTCCATTAGGGGTGGAGCAGCTTGTCAATTATGAAGCAGAGGTAGTCCTGAACGGCAGCTTGTTAACCGCGGATGAACTTAGTGAACTGGCTGCATCCAAGTCCCCGCTTGTTTTCTTTCGGGGCGAGTGGGTCGAAATCGACATGAAGGAAATCCGCCAGGTGTTAAAGTTTATGAAGCGTCATGGGGCAGGAGTGATGAGCTTCCGTGAATTGATGCATCTAACCGCTCAGAAAGACGGCGAGATCCGCTGGGAGGGTCTGCAGGTAGAAGAGGTGGAAACCGCGGGCCTGTTGTCGCTGCTTATGGAGGGGCGTTCTGCAGCAGGAATGGAGCTCAAGCCGATTCCCCGCTCGCTTCATGGCACACTGCGGCCTTATCAGGAGCGGGGCTATCGCTGGCTAGTCATGCTGCGTCAGCTTGGCTTCGGGGCCCTGCTCGCTGATGATATGGGTCTTGGTAAGACGGTACAGGTCATTACGGCGCTGCTTGACGGAATTTCGGCCGGGAAGGCGCTGATCATTTGTCCGACATCGTTGTTGGGCAATTGGCAGAAGGAGCTCTCCAGGTTCGCCCCGGAGTTAAGGCTGCATGTCCACCATGGCAGCAATCGGCTTCACGGGGAGAGCTTCCGGCAGGAGTGCGCCAAGCAGCAGGTTGTTCTGACAACGTACCCGCTGGCCGGACGGGATATTCAGGAGCTTCAATCCGTCGAATGGGCCTCGATCGTACTTGATGAAGCGCAGTACATTAAAAATTACGGTACGAAGCAGGCGCAAAGCGTCATGAAACTGAAAGCACCACACCGGATCGCGATGACAGGTACTCCGGTCGAGAATAGACTGAGCGAGCTGTGGTCTATTTTTCAATTTCTGAACCCTGGTTATTTGGGTACGCATTCCGCCTTCAAGGCGAAGTATACCGGGAGCGGAGAGCAGCAGTCGGTGGAGCTCGAGAAGCTCCGCAAACTAATTTCTCCGTTCCTGCTGCGCCGTCTGAAGAGTGATCCCGATATTCGCAAGGATTTGCCGGAAAAAATAGAGTTAAAATCGTATTGCACGCTCATGCCGGCCCAAGCGGAGCTGTACCGGGAAATCACGGAAGATCTTATGGGACGGATTGCAGAGAGCGCGGGAATGGCCCGTAAAGGGATCGTGCTGTCCACACTGACTCGGCTGAAGCAGGTTTGTGATCATCCCCAGCTGCTGCAAGAGTCGAGGGGAGCGAGGCTGAAGGCGGAGGCTTCTGGTAAAATGGAGCGCCTGCTCGAATTGCTAGATTTAATAAATGATAATCAGGAGGCTGCGCTAATTTTTACGCAATATGTGCGGATGGGCGAGCTGCTGGTTTCTGCTTTGGAGCATCGATACGGTATGGCCCCGGCATTTCTTCACGGGGGAGTCGGCAAAGCGGAGCGGGACCGCATGGTGGAAGTCTTTCAACAGGGAGAGAGTTCTCCTTTCTTCGTATTGTCGCTTAAAGCGGGAGGAGTCGGCTTGAACCTAACTAGAGCCAATCACGTCATTCATTATGATCGCTGGTGGAACCCCGCTGTAGAGAATCAAGCGACGGATCGGGTATTCCGGATTGGACAGCAGCGAAATGTAGAGGTTCACAAGCTGATTTGCCAGGGAACGCTGGAGGAGCGGATTGATGAGCTGATTGAACGCAAGCGATCACTGTCCGAGCAGGTGGTCGGCTCCGGCGAGCAGTGGTTAACGGAGATGTCGAATGAGGAGCTGCAGCATTTGATTACGTTGCAGACCGATTCGTAA
- a CDS encoding TspO/MBR family protein — protein MFRYHIYRWCNLLFYCAVLVVNYLAMSIPLGGMTTGQLSDKYHTSITPAGYAFMIWMVIYILLAGYIIYQFRKDTSKQDSVQAISFWFILTCVCNMAWVFLWQYQYIGLSFVSMIALLVSLAIIYTKTRYIPAPTSGETWLIRLPFSIYLGWICVATLVNLAVILFHTNHGMNLEPKTIGIILLCLGVVAAIMITLRARDAILPLVFVWAYIAIAIEQRNISSFSFMASNLAFILLLYAFWIVLMRARERD, from the coding sequence ATGTTTCGTTACCATATATATCGTTGGTGCAATTTGCTGTTTTATTGTGCCGTTCTGGTCGTCAATTATTTGGCCATGTCGATTCCACTTGGCGGAATGACCACCGGGCAACTGTCCGACAAATATCACACTTCGATCACGCCAGCAGGATACGCATTCATGATCTGGATGGTGATCTACATCCTGCTCGCCGGTTATATCATCTATCAATTTCGTAAAGACACCAGCAAGCAAGACTCCGTTCAGGCCATTTCCTTCTGGTTCATCCTAACCTGTGTTTGCAATATGGCATGGGTTTTCTTATGGCAATATCAATATATCGGCCTATCCTTTGTCTCCATGATCGCCCTGTTAGTTTCGCTAGCCATCATTTACACGAAAACACGATACATCCCGGCTCCAACTTCGGGAGAGACTTGGCTGATCCGCCTGCCTTTCAGCATTTATTTAGGCTGGATTTGCGTTGCTACGCTAGTTAATCTCGCTGTCATCCTATTCCATACGAATCATGGTATGAACCTGGAACCGAAGACGATCGGCATCATCTTACTATGCTTAGGCGTCGTTGCCGCGATCATGATTACTCTCCGTGCCCGTGATGCCATATTGCCACTGGTTTTCGTATGGGCTTATATCGCCATTGCCATCGAACAACGGAATATTTCAAGCTTCAGCTTCATGGCAAGCAATCTAGCCTTCATCTTATTGCTATATGCATTCTGGATTGTACTCATGCGCGCCCGCGAACGGGACTAA
- a CDS encoding RidA family protein, translating to MEKKVLSTPAAPGAIGPYSQGVVIGEMIYTSGQLGLVPDTGQFAEGVEAQTAQALNNVKAILESAGSGLDKVVKTTVFLKDMNDFAKVNEVYGSFFAEPYPARSAVEVARLPKDGLVEIEVIALK from the coding sequence ATGGAAAAAAAGGTACTATCGACACCCGCAGCACCGGGAGCCATCGGGCCCTATTCTCAGGGTGTGGTTATCGGCGAGATGATATATACGTCTGGGCAGCTCGGCCTCGTACCGGATACGGGCCAATTTGCAGAAGGCGTGGAGGCTCAAACTGCTCAAGCGTTGAATAATGTGAAGGCGATTCTCGAATCGGCCGGCAGCGGTTTGGACAAGGTCGTGAAGACAACCGTTTTTCTTAAGGATATGAATGATTTTGCAAAAGTGAATGAAGTATACGGTTCCTTCTTTGCCGAGCCTTATCCGGCACGCAGTGCGGTAGAGGTTGCGCGTCTTCCGAAGGATGGCCTGGTCGAAATTGAAGTCATCGCGCTTAAATAA
- a CDS encoding sensor histidine kinase, with translation MGLGNSFLINLGMLITVAYLANVLYKYWFTRTSRTMNYILSVLLMIFSGWICMMFGFKLSDNVIFDLRFVPLLIATAVYSQPLTIMIIGFGIGLARFTFGITEAALAGFLNLAILGIVCAGINIWMRRSQYRFVIKGLIAILIVNAVNTINIAVLGVIPFKQYMLEIMPSVLPLSIGLSIVFALILRDFQLDRRRSLELKYANERLRTQTKELQKAKHILEERAEQLALASHHKSEFLANMSHELRTPLNSIINLAQMISENDPEEASASADYGRIIYRSGQELLQIINDILDLSKVEAGRLEVVQEAVNVLELPQMLYLQFEQTARQKGLAFEINLAGDLPATISSDPQRIGQILRNLLSNAFKFTDEGYVKLEVYRSKTEGEQAGESIVFTVKDTGIGIPQDKHAVIFEAFQQADGSISRKYGGTGLGLPISRHLACLLGGRIEVQSAEGRGSTFMLYLPLTSQEPLLQSSAASAQNQAIFAGRDISG, from the coding sequence ATGGGTCTTGGAAATTCATTCTTAATAAATCTTGGTATGCTCATTACTGTCGCTTATTTGGCTAATGTTCTCTATAAGTACTGGTTTACGAGAACCTCGCGGACGATGAATTATATATTGTCGGTGCTGCTCATGATTTTCTCCGGCTGGATTTGCATGATGTTTGGCTTTAAGTTAAGCGATAATGTCATCTTTGACTTGAGATTCGTTCCTCTTCTGATTGCGACGGCTGTGTATTCCCAACCGCTTACCATAATGATTATTGGTTTTGGTATCGGCTTAGCGCGTTTCACGTTTGGCATTACGGAGGCAGCTCTCGCCGGTTTTTTGAATTTGGCGATACTCGGTATCGTGTGTGCAGGAATTAATATATGGATGAGGCGAAGCCAATATCGTTTTGTTATTAAAGGCTTGATTGCTATTTTGATTGTAAACGCGGTAAATACGATAAATATCGCTGTACTCGGCGTAATTCCCTTTAAACAGTATATGCTGGAGATTATGCCGTCTGTGTTGCCGCTCAGTATTGGGTTAAGTATTGTGTTTGCTTTGATCTTGCGAGACTTTCAATTGGATCGTCGGAGGTCGCTTGAGCTGAAATATGCTAATGAGCGGCTGCGAACCCAGACGAAGGAGCTGCAAAAGGCGAAGCATATACTGGAGGAAAGAGCTGAGCAGTTGGCGCTCGCCTCTCATCATAAATCGGAATTTTTGGCGAATATGTCTCATGAATTAAGAACGCCGCTCAACAGTATTATTAATTTGGCGCAGATGATATCCGAGAACGATCCGGAGGAGGCATCAGCGTCTGCAGATTATGGGCGAATCATTTACAGGTCGGGACAGGAACTGCTGCAAATTATTAATGATATTCTTGATTTATCCAAGGTTGAAGCAGGACGGCTGGAGGTTGTCCAAGAAGCTGTGAATGTGCTGGAGCTTCCGCAAATGCTCTATTTGCAGTTCGAGCAGACAGCGCGGCAGAAGGGATTGGCGTTTGAAATCAACCTAGCGGGCGACTTGCCGGCAACCATCAGCTCCGATCCGCAGCGCATAGGACAAATTTTACGCAACCTGCTCTCCAATGCCTTTAAGTTTACGGACGAAGGTTATGTAAAGCTGGAGGTATATCGATCGAAAACAGAGGGAGAGCAGGCCGGGGAGTCTATTGTGTTCACTGTAAAAGATACTGGAATCGGAATTCCACAAGACAAGCATGCGGTCATCTTTGAGGCATTTCAACAGGCGGATGGCTCGATTAGCCGGAAATACGGGGGGACAGGACTTGGTTTACCGATCAGCAGGCACTTGGCCTGTCTGCTCGGTGGCAGGATTGAGGTGCAGAGTGCGGAGGGGCGGGGGAGTACTTTTATGCTTTATCTGCCGCTAACTTCACAAGAACCATTATTGCAAAGCTCTGCTGCTTCTGCTCAGAATCAAGCTATATTTGCCGGACGAGACATATCCGGTTAA
- a CDS encoding HD domain-containing phosphohydrolase — protein MYRTFYSRLLLNYLAGLLVAALSVASLITFTLQDIAYDECVWLIAIMLFSMLIMLGLEWAVFTRQIRPIRLAFYESIDSFVTMQTIYLRTHLLPMLIVKRILGPHLFGLALPAAGLTIWLIYTGQLSISPYYVLLALLGGFLLAGMHALIEFYLTSYYIRPVLEELQLRSLHLFGRELTLGGRVLIPLKRKLRWSLFLIGASPLLLYSLAVQLRLGDWNINHYAYWKWAGIVLLLGLGFSFFASRLLTRELETPIQYLYRRMTEVRSGCLQMEASDLFSDEFSRLVSGFNHMLLGVRIQADRNDQLVESYFATLAAALDARDPYTAGHSLRVAEYAVQIGTLARLPKQVVDQLRKTALLHDIGKIGIRDAVLLKEGKLSEQEWEQIKAHPVLGEVILRQVEPADEMAAYLPGIRSHHERYDGEGYPDGLKGEEIPLFGRIIAVADAFDAMTSDRPYRKGMDADTAISILQEGKGTQWDPYFVGLFVEAYHRKQMREQTRKQTS, from the coding sequence GTGTACAGGACATTTTATTCTCGGCTATTGCTTAATTACTTAGCTGGCTTACTCGTAGCTGCGCTTTCGGTTGCTAGTCTTATCACTTTCACGCTTCAGGATATTGCGTATGATGAGTGTGTTTGGCTGATTGCCATCATGCTCTTCTCTATGCTGATTATGCTTGGGTTGGAATGGGCGGTGTTTACTAGACAGATTAGGCCGATCCGATTAGCCTTTTATGAAAGCATCGATAGCTTTGTTACCATGCAGACGATATATTTAAGAACGCACCTTTTGCCTATGTTAATTGTAAAAAGAATTCTCGGCCCCCATTTGTTCGGCCTCGCTTTACCCGCAGCGGGCTTAACAATCTGGCTTATTTATACGGGCCAATTATCAATCTCTCCGTATTACGTACTGCTTGCATTGCTGGGAGGCTTTCTTCTTGCTGGCATGCATGCACTGATCGAGTTCTACCTTACCTCCTATTATATTCGGCCGGTTCTGGAAGAGCTGCAGCTTCGTTCCTTGCATTTATTCGGTAGAGAGCTGACGCTTGGCGGACGAGTGCTTATTCCGCTTAAACGCAAGCTGCGATGGAGCTTGTTCTTAATAGGTGCCTCCCCGCTATTATTATATAGTCTGGCGGTACAACTGCGGCTTGGGGACTGGAACATCAATCATTATGCCTACTGGAAATGGGCTGGAATTGTCCTGCTTTTAGGGCTTGGTTTTTCATTTTTTGCTTCGCGGCTGCTAACCCGGGAGCTGGAAACACCGATTCAATACTTGTACAGAAGAATGACAGAGGTGAGAAGCGGATGTTTGCAAATGGAGGCCAGTGATTTGTTCTCGGACGAATTTTCCCGGCTTGTCTCGGGATTTAATCATATGCTGCTAGGGGTGCGAATCCAGGCGGACAGAAATGATCAGCTCGTGGAGAGTTACTTTGCAACACTGGCGGCCGCGCTCGATGCCCGGGATCCATACACCGCGGGGCATTCTTTAAGGGTGGCGGAATATGCCGTCCAGATCGGCACGTTAGCCAGGTTGCCGAAGCAAGTCGTTGATCAGCTCCGCAAAACAGCGCTGCTTCATGATATCGGAAAAATCGGCATACGCGATGCCGTGCTGTTGAAGGAAGGGAAGCTTAGTGAACAGGAGTGGGAGCAAATCAAGGCTCATCCCGTATTGGGAGAAGTGATTCTGAGACAAGTTGAGCCTGCGGATGAGATGGCGGCATATCTGCCTGGCATTCGCTCCCATCATGAACGCTATGACGGCGAGGGCTACCCGGACGGTCTCAAGGGGGAGGAAATTCCGCTGTTCGGCAGAATCATTGCCGTTGCAGACGCCTTTGATGCGATGACCTCGGACCGTCCTTATCGCAAAGGTATGGATGCGGATACGGCGATTTCTATTTTGCAGGAAGGCAAAGGAACGCAGTGGGATCCTTATTTTGTCGGTCTATTTGTCGAAGCATACCATAGAAAACAAATGAGAGAACAAACGAGAAAGCAAACGTCTTGA
- a CDS encoding FMN-binding protein, producing MKKASIILCSALLLGLLAGCGAKNEANTAEPANNAPATENTANNSNAEAPAAEGNFQDGLYFALDKEDPKTGWQYFVKLQVEGGKITDVEWNGTNATVPVDKVTYSEQGKYGMKEKGNAQAEWHEQAAKAEQFLIEKQDTKAVTLDEEGRTDAISGVSIHVNELFDLADKALAAGPIEPGPYKDGNYHAEADKFAEGSGWKETVDVIVSAGNIVRVNFSGVNEAGEDKRQNSIDGKYAMVANGGAQAEWHEQAAKAEQYLIEKQDPAALSFTEDGKTDAISGVSISLKSYYDLAAKALEQAK from the coding sequence ATGAAAAAAGCATCCATTATTCTCTGCAGTGCACTGCTGCTAGGACTTCTCGCAGGGTGCGGGGCAAAAAATGAGGCTAATACGGCGGAACCTGCCAACAATGCTCCTGCTACTGAGAATACCGCCAACAATTCCAACGCCGAAGCTCCTGCTGCAGAAGGCAATTTCCAAGACGGTCTGTACTTCGCACTAGACAAAGAAGATCCAAAAACCGGCTGGCAATATTTCGTGAAGCTGCAAGTTGAAGGCGGCAAAATTACAGACGTGGAATGGAATGGTACAAATGCAACCGTACCGGTAGACAAAGTCACTTACTCCGAGCAAGGCAAGTACGGCATGAAGGAAAAAGGCAACGCACAAGCCGAATGGCATGAGCAAGCTGCTAAAGCTGAGCAATTTTTGATTGAGAAACAGGACACCAAAGCTGTAACTCTTGACGAAGAAGGCAGAACAGACGCTATTTCCGGCGTATCCATCCATGTGAACGAGTTGTTTGATCTTGCCGACAAAGCTCTTGCTGCCGGACCAATCGAGCCAGGCCCTTATAAAGACGGCAACTACCATGCTGAAGCTGACAAATTTGCAGAAGGCTCCGGTTGGAAAGAGACCGTTGATGTTATCGTATCTGCAGGCAACATTGTAAGAGTGAATTTCAGCGGTGTGAATGAAGCTGGCGAGGACAAGAGACAAAACTCCATCGACGGTAAATACGCTATGGTAGCTAACGGCGGCGCACAAGCTGAATGGCATGAGCAAGCTGCTAAAGCTGAGCAATACTTGATCGAGAAACAAGATCCTGCTGCATTAAGCTTCACTGAAGATGGCAAAACAGACGCTATTTCCGGTGTATCCATCAGCTTGAAATCGTATTACGATCTTGCTGCAAAAGCGCTAGAACAAGCGAAATAA
- a CDS encoding NAD(P)/FAD-dependent oxidoreductase, with amino-acid sequence MLKKIVVLGGGYGGVVTTKHLAKLFKKDKDVEIQLIDKDPYHTLLTELHEVAANRAPEESIQIELKKIFAGQNVDVVLDYIDNIDFNSKELRSKKHTYKYDYLVIGTGCKPTFFGIPGAEEHAMTLWSYEDAVKLKIQVRRMFSEAAKETDPAIRKKKLSFVVVGAGFTGVELVGELAEFRDELCKEFYIDPSEVRLVVADMAPKILPILPDKLIDKAVKRLNKMNVEIVTNAKITGVTKSSVLLGEKELEAATIVWTAGVEGSDLVGKLDVQQEGRKRIVTNDKLQSVDHEDVYIVGDNIFYIPEGETRPVPQMVENAEQAGPIIAHNIHADVKGKPKKSYKPGFHGTMVCIGSRYGVANVGLPNKMFMVSGFFAMFCKHLINMYYLFTVAGFNKVWTYMMHEFFHVNNNRSFVGGHFAKRSPNFWLLPLRIFVGYKWLQEGLDKLPKVLKNPSDIFLIPAAPQAKGDAVSAASAAAEAVTSTVDAQAAASAVQSASTAVTALPVPDFITNTVNWFMNIFFYTSDGGYTGLASVFQTGMVFAEIIIGILLIAGLFTAVSSIVTVALGIMIWSSSMASSEMLWYMTAGVALIGGSGSMFGLDYYVLPWLKKQWRRIPLVRRWYLYTD; translated from the coding sequence ATGTTGAAGAAAATAGTCGTTCTAGGCGGCGGTTACGGTGGTGTCGTCACAACGAAGCACCTAGCCAAATTATTCAAAAAAGATAAAGATGTCGAAATCCAGCTGATTGACAAGGACCCCTATCATACGCTGTTGACGGAGCTGCATGAAGTCGCGGCGAACCGGGCACCTGAGGAATCAATTCAAATTGAATTGAAGAAGATTTTTGCAGGACAGAACGTGGATGTTGTACTGGACTACATCGACAACATTGATTTTAACTCCAAGGAGCTGCGCTCCAAGAAGCACACTTACAAGTACGATTACCTAGTTATCGGTACTGGATGTAAGCCAACCTTCTTCGGCATTCCAGGCGCAGAGGAACATGCAATGACCTTATGGTCATACGAAGATGCCGTTAAATTGAAGATACAGGTTCGACGCATGTTTAGCGAAGCGGCTAAAGAAACAGATCCGGCCATTCGCAAGAAGAAGTTATCCTTCGTCGTTGTCGGAGCGGGCTTTACCGGAGTTGAGCTCGTTGGTGAGCTGGCAGAGTTCCGTGATGAACTGTGCAAGGAATTCTACATCGATCCGAGTGAGGTGCGCCTCGTCGTAGCGGATATGGCACCGAAGATTCTGCCGATCCTGCCTGACAAACTGATCGATAAAGCGGTCAAACGACTAAACAAGATGAATGTTGAAATCGTGACAAACGCCAAAATTACCGGGGTAACGAAGTCAAGCGTTCTGCTTGGAGAGAAAGAGCTTGAGGCAGCTACGATCGTTTGGACGGCTGGTGTCGAAGGCTCCGATCTCGTTGGTAAGCTTGACGTTCAACAAGAAGGACGTAAACGCATCGTTACTAACGATAAGCTGCAAAGCGTGGATCACGAGGATGTATACATCGTTGGCGACAATATTTTCTACATCCCGGAAGGTGAGACCCGCCCTGTTCCGCAAATGGTTGAGAATGCTGAACAAGCCGGCCCAATCATTGCTCATAACATTCATGCCGATGTTAAGGGCAAACCGAAGAAGTCTTATAAACCAGGCTTCCACGGTACGATGGTATGTATCGGCAGCCGCTATGGTGTAGCGAACGTAGGTTTGCCGAATAAAATGTTCATGGTCAGCGGATTCTTCGCGATGTTCTGCAAGCACTTGATCAATATGTACTATTTGTTCACTGTGGCAGGCTTTAACAAGGTCTGGACTTACATGATGCATGAGTTCTTCCACGTGAATAATAATAGAAGCTTCGTAGGCGGCCATTTCGCCAAACGTTCACCTAACTTCTGGCTTTTACCGCTTCGCATATTCGTAGGCTACAAATGGTTGCAGGAAGGTCTTGATAAACTGCCTAAGGTGCTTAAGAATCCTTCAGATATCTTCCTGATTCCTGCTGCACCTCAGGCCAAAGGCGATGCAGTATCCGCAGCAAGTGCAGCGGCGGAAGCCGTAACGTCAACCGTTGATGCTCAAGCGGCTGCATCTGCAGTACAGAGTGCTTCAACCGCAGTTACCGCGCTGCCGGTACCTGATTTCATTACAAATACAGTAAATTGGTTTATGAATATCTTCTTCTATACTTCCGATGGCGGATATACCGGACTTGCTTCCGTATTCCAGACCGGAATGGTATTTGCAGAAATTATTATCGGTATCTTGCTTATTGCTGGCCTGTTCACAGCAGTATCCTCGATCGTCACCGTTGCACTTGGCATTATGATCTGGTCCTCCAGTATGGCCTCGAGCGAGATGTTGTGGTACATGACGGCTGGCGTAGCACTGATCGGCGGATCAGGCAGCATGTTTGGTCTTGATTACTACGTACTGCCTTGGCTTAAGAAACAATGGAGGAGAATACCGCTTGTTCGCAGATGGTATCTCTACACGGATTAA